In Marinobacter sp. LQ44, the following are encoded in one genomic region:
- the cas7c gene encoding type I-C CRISPR-associated protein Cas7/Csd2, giving the protein MSVLSRKIDFAVVFSVKNANPNGDPLNGNRPRTNYEGYGEVSDVCLKRKIRDRLQDAGEVIFVQSDEKKTDGMTSLKNRAESEEYGLGKDAFNAKKSSPVKTAEQACQKWFDVRAFGQLFAFKADAKEGVSVPIRGPVSIHPAFSVEPVSITSSQITKSVSGEGDGSKRGSDTMGMKHRVDEAVYVAYGAISPQLAERTGFSDEDAEKFKQVLPRMFEGDASSARPEGSMTVEKVVWWEHGSKSGQYSSAKVHRSLNVGEDGGITLDELDGLTPEVIDGF; this is encoded by the coding sequence ATGAGTGTACTGTCCAGGAAGATTGATTTTGCGGTGGTCTTTTCCGTAAAGAATGCGAATCCCAATGGGGATCCATTGAATGGTAATCGCCCACGCACAAATTATGAGGGATATGGTGAGGTGTCCGATGTTTGTCTGAAGCGAAAAATTCGTGACCGACTTCAGGACGCAGGAGAAGTCATATTTGTGCAATCCGATGAGAAAAAAACAGATGGTATGACCAGCCTGAAAAATCGCGCGGAATCTGAAGAATATGGTTTGGGCAAAGATGCTTTTAATGCGAAAAAGAGTTCCCCGGTGAAAACGGCTGAGCAGGCATGTCAGAAATGGTTTGATGTTCGAGCTTTTGGTCAGTTGTTTGCTTTCAAAGCTGATGCAAAAGAAGGTGTCTCCGTGCCAATTCGGGGGCCGGTATCTATTCACCCTGCTTTTAGCGTTGAACCAGTATCGATCACGAGTTCTCAGATTACGAAAAGTGTTAGTGGTGAAGGTGATGGTTCTAAGCGGGGCTCGGACACTATGGGGATGAAGCACCGTGTTGATGAAGCAGTATACGTCGCATACGGAGCGATTTCGCCACAGCTTGCGGAACGTACTGGATTCAGTGATGAGGACGCGGAAAAGTTTAAACAGGTTCTTCCGAGGATGTTTGAAGGAGACGCGTCATCTGCACGTCCGGAGGGAAGCATGACGGTCGAAAAGGTCGTCTGGTGGGAGCATGGCAGTAAATCGGGGCAGTATTCGTCAGCCAAAGTTCATCGTTCACTCAATGTAGGTGAAGATGGAGGGATAACCCTCGACGAGTTGGATGGGCTGACTCCAGAAGTTATTGATGGGTTCTAA
- a CDS encoding type II toxin-antitoxin system MqsA family antitoxin translates to MKCAICKNGETNLGTTTVTMTRGDATIVVKNVPAEICDNCGEYYLDDAISAKILSMAEEAIKQNQEVEVIQFAA, encoded by the coding sequence ATGAAATGCGCAATCTGTAAAAACGGCGAAACCAACCTTGGCACTACCACCGTCACCATGACAAGGGGGGATGCAACCATTGTTGTCAAAAATGTGCCTGCTGAAATTTGTGATAACTGTGGTGAGTATTATCTCGATGATGCAATCTCCGCGAAAATTCTGAGCATGGCGGAGGAGGCAATCAAGCAGAATCAGGAGGTAGAAGTGATTCAGTTCGCTGCCTGA
- the cas4 gene encoding CRISPR-associated protein Cas4 yields the protein MMLDEKLVPLSALQHYAFCPRQCALIHNEQVWAENWLTAQGQVLHQRVDRGEPETRKGIRYERGVLVSAESLGITGKLDLVEIELSTGTMKPVEYKRGKPKRDSWDRIQLCAQGLCLEEMQGRTVPSGALWYWQARHRDEVAFTDELREETRAVITEVRNLLRSGQTPKAAYEKKCDSCSLYDLCNPKLLGNDGSTRYVNELFDEVDRQ from the coding sequence ATGATGCTGGATGAAAAGCTGGTTCCGCTTTCCGCGTTGCAGCACTATGCCTTCTGCCCCCGCCAATGCGCTCTGATTCACAACGAACAGGTGTGGGCAGAGAACTGGCTGACGGCACAAGGGCAAGTGTTGCATCAGCGGGTAGACCGGGGGGAGCCGGAAACCCGCAAGGGCATTCGCTATGAGCGAGGTGTTTTGGTCAGTGCTGAGTCGCTCGGGATCACCGGCAAGCTGGACCTGGTGGAGATCGAGCTGTCAACCGGGACAATGAAACCGGTCGAGTATAAAAGAGGCAAACCCAAGCGCGATAGCTGGGACCGGATTCAGCTATGTGCCCAAGGGCTTTGTCTCGAAGAGATGCAGGGTCGGACTGTGCCTTCAGGAGCGCTCTGGTATTGGCAGGCTCGCCATCGGGATGAGGTGGCATTCACAGATGAGCTTAGGGAAGAGACGCGGGCTGTCATTACTGAAGTACGCAATTTGCTCCGCAGCGGCCAAACCCCCAAAGCCGCTTACGAAAAGAAGTGTGACTCTTGCTCGCTATACGATTTGTGCAACCCGAAACTGCTTGGAAATGACGGAAGCACACGGTACGTAAATGAGTTGTTTGACGAGGTGGATCGGCAGTGA
- the cas1c gene encoding type I-C CRISPR-associated endonuclease Cas1c: MKKLQNSLYVTRQGAYVHKERETVVIEHERTKLMQVPIHSVSGLFCFGNVLVSPALMGFCGEKGVNLAFFTEYGRFYGRLQGKKSGNVLLRRAQYNADESTSLEIARSVVAAKLVGCRNVLLRQQRNHGETESLGRAVKHLAASIRLARHVDNLDSLRGIEGDAAAQYFAVFGGLINKGAREEFTFAGRNRRPPRDPVNALLSFVYSILGQDISAALNGVGLDPQVGYLHADRPGRDSLAQDLLEEFRPWLADRLVLSLINRKQLRAKDFVTESSGAVRMSDGARKTLLVSYQERKQQEVMHPFLKEKVPIGIIPHIQAMLLARHLRNDLERYPPCVFR; the protein is encoded by the coding sequence GTGAAAAAGCTCCAGAACAGTCTTTACGTCACCCGACAAGGCGCTTATGTGCACAAGGAGCGTGAAACCGTTGTAATAGAGCATGAGCGCACGAAACTCATGCAGGTGCCCATTCACTCAGTCTCCGGTTTGTTTTGCTTCGGAAACGTCCTCGTGTCTCCAGCCCTGATGGGGTTCTGCGGGGAGAAGGGAGTAAACCTGGCATTCTTTACTGAATATGGCCGCTTTTATGGGCGGCTACAGGGAAAGAAATCAGGCAACGTGCTCCTCAGGCGTGCTCAGTACAATGCTGATGAATCAACGAGCCTTGAAATCGCCCGCTCCGTGGTTGCTGCAAAGTTGGTTGGTTGCCGGAATGTGCTACTCAGACAACAGCGCAATCATGGGGAAACAGAATCCCTGGGAAGGGCGGTGAAGCACCTTGCGGCTTCAATCCGATTGGCAAGACATGTCGACAACCTTGACTCCCTGAGAGGCATCGAAGGAGATGCTGCTGCGCAATATTTTGCAGTCTTTGGAGGATTGATTAACAAGGGTGCCCGCGAGGAATTCACTTTTGCAGGAAGAAATCGAAGGCCCCCTCGTGACCCGGTTAATGCGTTATTGTCGTTTGTTTACTCGATCCTTGGCCAGGATATCAGTGCCGCACTTAACGGTGTGGGTCTGGATCCCCAAGTAGGCTATTTACACGCCGATCGGCCAGGTCGTGACAGTCTCGCACAGGACCTTCTTGAAGAATTCAGGCCATGGTTGGCGGACAGGCTCGTACTGAGCCTGATAAACCGGAAACAGCTGAGAGCAAAGGATTTCGTCACCGAGTCCTCCGGAGCGGTCAGGATGTCAGACGGTGCTCGAAAAACGCTTCTGGTGAGCTACCAGGAACGCAAGCAGCAGGAAGTGATGCACCCCTTCCTCAAAGAGAAAGTGCCGATAGGAATCATTCCGCATATTCAGGCGATGCTGCTCGCCCGCCACCTCAGAAATGATCTTGAAAGATACCCACCCTGTGTCTTCCGGTAG
- the cas2 gene encoding CRISPR-associated endonuclease Cas2, with protein sequence MMVLVTYDISMEDPQGPARLRRVAKACLDYGVRVQYSVFECEVDPAQWTFFRDELLGLYDEEKDSLRFYKLGKNWKNRIEHHGAKPAPDIFRDAMIL encoded by the coding sequence ATGATGGTACTGGTTACATACGACATTTCGATGGAGGACCCGCAGGGTCCAGCGCGGTTGAGGCGAGTGGCAAAAGCGTGTCTCGATTATGGGGTGCGTGTTCAGTATTCGGTGTTCGAATGTGAGGTTGATCCGGCTCAGTGGACCTTTTTCAGGGACGAATTACTGGGTCTTTATGATGAAGAGAAGGATAGCCTGAGATTCTACAAACTCGGTAAAAACTGGAAAAATCGAATTGAACACCATGGAGCGAAGCCAGCTCCGGATATTTTCCGGGATGCGATGATTTTGTGA
- a CDS encoding type VI secretion system PAAR protein, with protein sequence MSGKKVVLLGDLGTDHEGFPPTPIINGSPDVFIDGKPVARVGDQLAPHSKPKHSPHPRTIASGSSTVFINGLPVATTGGAISCGGVTIGSSSVVVGDTHAPLPFSGVSGANSHSAPLSSESSTAETHTNGMQASSGAQLRSSASSQAGGRGGSAATPSQATKAIDESGA encoded by the coding sequence ATGAGCGGCAAGAAAGTTGTGCTGTTGGGGGATCTAGGTACCGACCATGAGGGTTTTCCGCCCACCCCCATAATCAATGGTTCCCCGGATGTATTCATCGACGGCAAGCCCGTCGCGCGGGTAGGTGACCAACTTGCCCCGCACTCCAAACCCAAGCATTCCCCTCATCCGCGTACTATCGCTTCCGGTTCAAGCACGGTTTTCATTAATGGGTTACCCGTTGCCACAACCGGTGGTGCGATTTCCTGTGGTGGCGTCACCATTGGCAGTAGTAGCGTGGTGGTTGGCGATACCCATGCGCCATTGCCATTCTCTGGTGTTTCGGGGGCCAATTCTCACTCTGCGCCTTTGAGCTCAGAATCCAGTACAGCAGAAACACACACAAACGGCATGCAGGCCTCCTCCGGCGCGCAGCTGCGCAGTAGCGCCTCCAGCCAGGCAGGTGGAAGAGGTGGCTCAGCCGCAACCCCTTCTCAGGCCACCAAGGCTATTGATGAGTCTGGTGCGTAA
- the istB gene encoding IS21-like element ISSpu5 family helper ATPase IstB, with translation MLKHPTLDKLHALKLTGMAAALADQSATPDITDLSFEERLGLLVDREMTERDNRRMTSRLRRARLRHNAILEDIDYRNSRGLDKGLVQSLAGCQWVKEHLNVLITGPTGVGKTWLACALAHRACREGYTAQYVRLTRLLRELTIAKGDGQYAKLLTNLAKVDVLILDDWGLMKLSAENRRDLLEVLEDRHGRRSTIATSQLPIEEWHGVIGDATLADAILDRLVHNAYKINLRGESMRKRQAKLTDTEISE, from the coding sequence ATGCTAAAACATCCCACACTGGATAAGCTCCACGCCCTCAAGCTGACCGGCATGGCCGCCGCCCTGGCGGATCAGTCAGCCACCCCCGACATCACCGATCTGAGCTTCGAGGAGCGCCTCGGGCTACTCGTGGACCGGGAAATGACCGAGCGAGATAACCGGCGCATGACCAGCCGGTTGCGCCGTGCCAGGCTGCGGCACAATGCCATCCTCGAAGACATCGATTACCGGAACTCACGGGGCCTGGATAAAGGGCTGGTGCAGTCACTGGCCGGCTGCCAATGGGTAAAAGAGCACCTGAACGTGCTCATCACCGGTCCCACCGGGGTTGGCAAAACCTGGTTGGCCTGTGCCTTGGCACACAGGGCCTGCCGGGAAGGCTACACCGCACAGTATGTGCGCCTGACCCGGCTGCTACGGGAGCTGACCATTGCCAAGGGCGATGGCCAGTACGCCAAACTCCTGACCAACCTGGCCAAAGTCGACGTCCTGATCCTGGATGACTGGGGACTGATGAAGCTGAGCGCCGAAAATCGGCGAGACTTGCTGGAGGTACTGGAAGACCGGCATGGCAGGCGCTCCACCATCGCCACGAGCCAATTACCCATCGAGGAATGGCATGGTGTAATCGGTGACGCCACTCTGGCCGACGCCATCCTGGACCGGCTCGTTCATAACGCCTACAAGATCAATCTCCGAGGCGAATCCATGCGAAAACGGCAAGCAAAGTTGACGGACACTGAGATTTCGGAGTAA